One window from the genome of Acidobacteriota bacterium encodes:
- a CDS encoding TusE/DsrC/DsvC family sulfur relay protein yields the protein MGVIEVNGKQHELNEEGFMVNPMDWNRDIAVALARQEEGLQELSPEHWAVIEFIRAYFMEKQLAPMVRAICKTTGFPLRRIYEMFPSGPAKGACKLAGLPKPDGCV from the coding sequence ATGGGCGTAATCGAAGTGAACGGCAAACAGCACGAGCTCAACGAAGAAGGCTTCATGGTGAATCCCATGGACTGGAATCGCGACATTGCCGTTGCGCTGGCCCGGCAGGAAGAAGGTCTGCAGGAGCTTTCCCCTGAGCACTGGGCGGTGATCGAGTTCATTCGGGCATACTTCATGGAAAAGCAGCTGGCACCCATGGTCCGGGCGATCTGCAAGACCACCGGCTTCCCGCTGCGCCGGATCTACGAGATGTTCCCGTCGGGTCCGGCCAAGGGCGCGTGCAAGCTGGCGGGGCTCCCGAAGCCCGATGGCTGCGTGTGA